In Mycobacterium sp. ITM-2016-00317, the genomic window CCGAGGGCCCCGGGAGTAGCGGTGCCGCGACCGACGACACGGCTCCCGGCGACACCAGCGAGGACAGCACGGACGGCGCCGCCGACGTCGAGGACGACGTTGAGGACGACGTTGAGGACGACGTTGAGGACGAGGCGGAAGACGCTGCCGCAGACGAGGACACCGACGGCGGCGCAGACGACGACGCGGCGGAGCAGCTCGACGAGGACCCGGTCGACGAGGCACCCGCCGACCCTGCCGACCAGGATCTGCACGACGGCACCGGAACCGGGGCTGCGACACCGGACGAGGCGCCGAGAGCAGACGCGACCGACGAGGCCCGCCGGGACCGCGCTGTTGGCCGGGTGACGCCCATGCCGGCGGAGTCCGCCGAACCCGTCGTCGAAGCCGTCACGCTGCGCACCACCGCCGCCGTCGAGGTGGATCCGGTACTGGTCGCCGCGGCGACGAGCACCGAGGTGACGTGGGGCTCGATGATCGTCGACTTGCTGTACTCCATCGGCATCCGCAGCAAGAAGATGGGCACCGACTGGCTCGCCATCCCGGTGTCGAAGACCGCGCAGGCCCGCTGGCTGGTCCGGCGGTCGCTGATCTACCGCAACGTGGTGATCCCGCAGCCGAACCCGCCGTCGCACCCGAAGCCCTTGTGGGAGACCAACTTCTCCAGCATGGACGAGGCTCTGCGGTACTGGGGGCTGCAGACGGGGCGGTGGGGACAGTCGGCAGGGGAGAACCAGTACTACACCGACGGCGACAACGTCTACATCGACGCGGACGGGAACCTCGTCATCGAGGCGCGCAGAGAGGCCACCCCGGACCGGCTCGGCGCACCGCACAACTACACCTCGGCGCGCGTGGTGACGATGGGCAAGCAGTCCATCGGGGTGGGAACCCGCGTGGTGGCGCGCATCCAGATGCCCGTCACCAAAGGGGTGCTGCCGGCGTTCTGGTCGGTCGGACTCGAACCCGGCCACGAATACGACTGGCCGCGCCAGGGCGAGATCGACATCGTCGAGATCCCCGGCATGGGCACCCCGGATTCACGCAGCACCTGGACCGGCAACATCCACGGCCCGGCCGCGGGCAACAACGGCATCGACGTCAAGCTGCACGGCGTGGACGCCGACCTCGGGGTGGATCTGTCGCAGGGCTTCCACGACTACGGGATGGACTGGCACGCCGACCGCATCGTCTGGCATGTCGACGGCGTCGAGGTGGGCCGGATCACCAAGGTGCAGTACGAGGCGCTCGGCGGGGACTGGACCCCGTTCTCGGGTGTCTGGGACCACTACCTCATCCTCAACGTCGCCGTGGGCAACCCGTGGACCGGGGACCCGAGCCCCACCGCCCCGTTCCACGCGCAGATGAAGGTGGACTGGGTGAAGGCCTACGCTTTGTAGAGGCACTGCGTCACCAGCGGCACCGACGTGGCAGGAACACACCATTCGACAGGAACGTTGAGGTAACCGTGGCTACTCAAGACATCACCGCAGAAGAGTTCAACGACACCATCACCGACAACGAGATCGTCCTGGTGGATTTCTGGGCCTCGTGGTGCGGACCGTGCAAGGCGTTCGCCCCGACGTTCGCGGCATCGTCGGAGAAGCATCCCGACGTCGTCTACGCGAAGGTCGACACCGAGGCCGAGCAGCAGCTCGCCGCGGCGGCCGACATCCGCTCCATCCCGACGCTGATGGCGTTCAAGAAGGGCAAGCTGGTGTTCAACCAGGCAGGCGCGCTGCCGCCGGCCGCGCTGGAGGACCTGGTCCAGAAGATCAAAGAATTCGACATCGACGCCGCCGTCGCCTCGCAGGACAACGCTCAGGACTGAGCACCCGCGTTAGTGTGCTTGCCGTGACCGATGGTGACGGCTTCGTGCTGGTGGAACATCCGCGACCCGGCGTCGCCCTGGTGACGCTGAACCGTCCCGAGCGAATGAACTCGATGGCGTTCGACGTGATGGTTCCGCTCAAGAGCGCACTGGACCAGATCAACCACGACAACGACGTTCGCGTCGTGGTGCTGACCGGAGCGGGCGCCGGGTTCTCCTCCGGGGCGGACCACAAGTCGGCGGGATCGGTGCCGCACGTGGAAGGGCTGACCCGGCCGTCGTTCGGCCTCCGGTCGATGGAGGTGCTCGATGACGTCATCCTGGCGCTGCGCAAGCTGCATCAGCCGGTCATCGCAGCGGTCAACGGCGCCGCGATCGGCGGCGGCCTGTGTCTGGCGCTGGCCGCCGACATCCGGGTGGCCGCAGCCGATGCGTACTTCCGGGCCGCGGGCATCAACAACGGGCTGACGGCCAGCGAGCTGGGGCTGAGCTACCTGCTGCCGCGCGCCATCGGCTCCTCGCGGGCGTTCGAGATCATGCTCACCGGCCGCGACGTCGACGCCGACGAGGCCGAGCGCATCGGTCTGGTGTCCAGGCAGGTCCCGTCCGCCGAACTCCTGTCCACCTGCTACGACATCGCCGAGCGCATCGCGGGGTACTCGCGGCCGGGCGTCGAGCTGACCAAGCGCACGCTGTGGAGCGGGCTGGACGCCGGGTCGCTGGAGGCCCACATGCAGGCCGAGGGGCTCGGCCAGCTCTACATCCGGTTGCTGACGAGCAATTTCGAGGAGGCGGTGGCGGCCCGCAAGGACAAGCGTCCGCCGCACTTCACCGACGACCGGTAGCAGGGGCCTGTGGTTAACGATTGGCCTCAGGCCAGCCGGAGCCATTAGCCTTTAACCAGTCATCCACGGCATGGGTTGCGGTGCAGCCCGTCATGCCTATCAGTTTCAGGAGCATCAGCGTGATCACCGCCACGGACCTCGAGGTCCGCGCAGGAGCGCGCACGCTTCTCTCGATCGAAGGGTCGGCGCTGCGGGTGCAGCCCGGCGACCGCATCGGCCTGGTCGGCCGCAACGGCGCGGGCAAGACGACGACGATGCGCATCCTCGCGGGGGAGGGTGAGCCGTACGCCGGGACGGTGACCCGCACCGGAGAGGTCGGCTACCTGCCGCAGGACCCCAAAGAGGGCGACCTCGACATGCTGGCCCGCGACCGGGTGCTCTCGGCGCGCGGCCTGGACACCCTGCTGTCGGATCTGGAGAAACAGCAGGCGTTGATGGCCGAGGTCGCCGACGACGCCGCACGCGACAAGGCCGTCCGCCGCTACGGCCAGCTGGAGGAGCGGTTCGCCGCGCTCGGCGGATACGCCGCCGAGAGCGAGGCAGGCCGGATCTGCGCGAGCCTCGGCCTGCCCGACCGGGTGCTCACCCAGCCGTTGCGCACGCTGTCCGGTGGTCAGCGCCGTCGGGTCGAGCTGGCCCGGATCCTGTTCGCGGCGTCGGACACCGGCTCGGGATCAGACACCACGCTCCTGCTCGACGAGCCCACCAACCACCTCGACGCCGACTCGATCGGCTGGCTGCGCACCTTCCTGCAGAACCACAGCGGCGGGCTCGTCGTGATCAGTCACGACGTCGACCTGCTGGCCGACGTGGTGAACCGGGTGTGGTTCCTCGACGCGGTCCGCGGCGAAGCCGACGTCTACAACATGGGCTGGCAGAAGTACCTCGACGCCCGCGCCACCGACGAGCAGCGGCGCCGCCGCGAGCGCGCGAACGCGGAGAAGAAGGCAGGCGCGCTCCGGGCGCAGGCCGCCAAGATGGGCGCGAAGGCCACCAAAGCTGTTGCCGCGCAGAACATGTTGCGCCGTGCCGAGCGGATGATCGCCGAGCTCGACGCGGAGCGGGTGGCCGACAAGGTGGCCCGCATCAAGTTCCCGACGCCCGCACCGTGCGGCAAGACCCCGCTGGTCGCCAAGGGTCTGACCAAGACGTACGGCTCGCTGGAGATCTTCAGCGGGCTGGACCTGGCCATCGACCGCGGTTCCCGCGTCGTCGTGCTCGGGCTCAACGGCGCGGGCAAGACCACGCTGCTGCGCCTGCTGGCCGGGGTGGAGACCCCTGACGCCGGTGGACTCGAACCCGGACACGGACTCAAGATCGGCTACTTCGCCCAGGAGCACGACACTCTCGACAACATGCGAACCGTCTGGGAGAACATCCGGTCCGCCGCTCCCGACACCGGAGAGCAGGATCTCCGCGGCCTCCTGGGGGCGTTCATGTTCACCGGTCCGCAGCTCGAACAGCCCGCGGGCACACTGTCCGGCGGCGAGAAGACCCGGCTCGCGCTCGCCGGGCTCGTCGCGTCCACGGCGAACGTGCTGCTGCTCGACGAGCCGACGAACAACCTCGACCCCGCATCGCGGGAACAGGTACTCGACGCACTGCGCAGCTATCAGGGCTCGGTGGTGTTGGTGACCCACGATCCCGGGGCCGCCGAGGCGCTCAATCCGCAGCGGGTGCTGTTGCTGCCCGACGGCACCGAGGATTTCTGGTCCGAGGAGTATCGCGATCTGATCGAATTGGCCTGAGAATTCACGTTTCCCCTGTGTCAAGGGTCACGCCGTTGGGTATGCGGTCGCTACATCCGTGCGGCACTGCATGCGGGGAAGGCGCGAACGTGAATAAAAACGGCAAATCGAGAGATCAGCTGATGACCGAGTTGCGCAGCGCCTATGAGCGCGGCGCCAGTATCCGAACGCTGGTGGCCGCCACCGGCCATTCCTACGGCTCCATCCACAGCCTGCTGCGCGAATCGGGGGCGACGATGCGCAGCCGCGGCGGCCCGAACCACCGCGGCCGGCGGGCGGCCGGCTGACCGGGCGGCCTACCGTAGGCGGACCGAATCCTCCACCAAATCCAGTACGGCACTGAGCTTTCCGGGGTCGTCGCCGGATGCCAGCCGGGCCACCAGCCCGTCGAGCACCAGCTCCAGATAGGTACGCAGCACGTCGCCTTCGACGTCATCGCGCAGCCGGCCTGTTTCTGGCGCCTGAGCCGCTCGGTGGTGGCCGCCGACAATTCGGCGGACCGCTCCGCCCAGCCCCGGCTGAAGGTCGGGTCGTTCCGCAGTTTGCGGGCGATCTCCAGCCGGGTTGCCAGCCAGTCGAATTGGTCTGGCGCGGCGAGCATGTCGCGCATCACCTGGATCAGGCCCTCGCGCGCCGCGACGTCGGCCATCCGTTCGGCGTCCTCGCGGGCGAGTTCGAAGAACAGCGTGTCCTTGTCGCGGAAATGGTGGAAGATGGCGCCGCGCGACAGCCCGATCGTCTGTTCGAGCCGTCGCACGGTCGCCTCGTTGTATCCGTACTCCGCGAAGCAGCGCCGGGCACCGTCGAGGATCTGGCGGCGGCGGGCCGCCAGATGATCGTCGGTTACCCGGGGCACAGTGAGATCAGCCCGCCCTACGTGGTCTTGAGCATGTTGCGCAACACGTACTGCAGGATGCCGCCGTTGCGGTAGTAGTCCGCTTCGCCGGGGGTGTCGATCCGCACGACCGCGTCGAACTCGATCGGGTCGCTTCCCTCCTTGGTGGCCTTCACGTGCACCGTCTTCGGGGTCTTGCCCTCGTTGAGCGCCTCGATGCCGGTGATGTCGAACGTCTCCGTGCCGTCGAGCTTCAGCGACGCCGCCGACTCACCCTCGGGGAACTGCAGCGGGATGACGCCCATGCCGATCAGGTTCGACCGGTGGATCCGCTCGAAGGACTCGGTGATGACTGCACGAACACCGAGCAG contains:
- a CDS encoding glycoside hydrolase family 16 protein, with the protein product MSNGRRTGSRTRVRKHWLAGGVMAAGLGAAMITGAATASAGADTDTAPSTSATAAAEGPGSSGAATDDTAPGDTSEDSTDGAADVEDDVEDDVEDDVEDEAEDAAADEDTDGGADDDAAEQLDEDPVDEAPADPADQDLHDGTGTGAATPDEAPRADATDEARRDRAVGRVTPMPAESAEPVVEAVTLRTTAAVEVDPVLVAAATSTEVTWGSMIVDLLYSIGIRSKKMGTDWLAIPVSKTAQARWLVRRSLIYRNVVIPQPNPPSHPKPLWETNFSSMDEALRYWGLQTGRWGQSAGENQYYTDGDNVYIDADGNLVIEARREATPDRLGAPHNYTSARVVTMGKQSIGVGTRVVARIQMPVTKGVLPAFWSVGLEPGHEYDWPRQGEIDIVEIPGMGTPDSRSTWTGNIHGPAAGNNGIDVKLHGVDADLGVDLSQGFHDYGMDWHADRIVWHVDGVEVGRITKVQYEALGGDWTPFSGVWDHYLILNVAVGNPWTGDPSPTAPFHAQMKVDWVKAYAL
- the trxA gene encoding thioredoxin; translated protein: MATQDITAEEFNDTITDNEIVLVDFWASWCGPCKAFAPTFAASSEKHPDVVYAKVDTEAEQQLAAAADIRSIPTLMAFKKGKLVFNQAGALPPAALEDLVQKIKEFDIDAAVASQDNAQD
- a CDS encoding helix-turn-helix domain-containing protein, yielding MNKNGKSRDQLMTELRSAYERGASIRTLVAATGHSYGSIHSLLRESGATMRSRGGPNHRGRRAAG
- a CDS encoding enoyl-CoA hydratase, whose translation is MSTRVSVLAVTDGDGFVLVEHPRPGVALVTLNRPERMNSMAFDVMVPLKSALDQINHDNDVRVVVLTGAGAGFSSGADHKSAGSVPHVEGLTRPSFGLRSMEVLDDVILALRKLHQPVIAAVNGAAIGGGLCLALAADIRVAAADAYFRAAGINNGLTASELGLSYLLPRAIGSSRAFEIMLTGRDVDADEAERIGLVSRQVPSAELLSTCYDIAERIAGYSRPGVELTKRTLWSGLDAGSLEAHMQAEGLGQLYIRLLTSNFEEAVAARKDKRPPHFTDDR
- a CDS encoding ABC-F family ATP-binding cassette domain-containing protein, coding for MITATDLEVRAGARTLLSIEGSALRVQPGDRIGLVGRNGAGKTTTMRILAGEGEPYAGTVTRTGEVGYLPQDPKEGDLDMLARDRVLSARGLDTLLSDLEKQQALMAEVADDAARDKAVRRYGQLEERFAALGGYAAESEAGRICASLGLPDRVLTQPLRTLSGGQRRRVELARILFAASDTGSGSDTTLLLDEPTNHLDADSIGWLRTFLQNHSGGLVVISHDVDLLADVVNRVWFLDAVRGEADVYNMGWQKYLDARATDEQRRRRERANAEKKAGALRAQAAKMGAKATKAVAAQNMLRRAERMIAELDAERVADKVARIKFPTPAPCGKTPLVAKGLTKTYGSLEIFSGLDLAIDRGSRVVVLGLNGAGKTTLLRLLAGVETPDAGGLEPGHGLKIGYFAQEHDTLDNMRTVWENIRSAAPDTGEQDLRGLLGAFMFTGPQLEQPAGTLSGGEKTRLALAGLVASTANVLLLDEPTNNLDPASREQVLDALRSYQGSVVLVTHDPGAAEALNPQRVLLLPDGTEDFWSEEYRDLIELA